One stretch of Acropora muricata isolate sample 2 chromosome 12, ASM3666990v1, whole genome shotgun sequence DNA includes these proteins:
- the LOC136893173 gene encoding uncharacterized protein, with protein sequence MAALCIIFSLIWFPAFTSTSKSCNNNLSEYGFALLDHVYKSFLADRLASCYISCNMQPACQSLNYNLADKTCELNNETKYFRPRHFVEKATFVYAENPDSEHPWRKLNSAPVCFGAKDSQFGQFQVEFGGSVRAVKLFHLYGLVTCGKGWTKWGCLGKGKLLNVLVTNASNSVLLPMGNAHKNYQLLGYHSNSTEVVFSDFPGPLQLSSGQELRLWFTTDYNNYHESDNGGTTCADVFAKYL encoded by the exons ATGGCAGCCTTATGcatcattttttctttgatatgGTTTCCTGCCTTCACATCGACCTCAAAATCATGCAACAATAACTTGTCTGAATACGGTTTCGCTCTTCTCGATCACGTTTACAAATCATTTCTTGCTGATCGTTTGGCGTCTTGTTACATCTCTTGTAACATGCAACCAGCTTGTCAAAGCCTAAACTACAACCTTGCCGACAAGACTTGCGAATTGAATAACGAAACCAAGTATTTTCGACCCAGACATTTTGTGGAAAAAGCAACATTTGTGTATGCTGAGAATCCCGACTCTG aacatccTTGGCGAAAGCTGAACTCAGCTCCAGTGTGTTTTGGCGCCAAAGATAGCCAGTTTGGCCAGTTTCAAGTTGAATTTGGCGGTTCAGTCAGGGCTGTCAAACTGTTTCATCTCTATGGCCTAGTGACCTGTGGAAAAGGTTGGACGAAATGGGGATGTCTGGGTAAAGGGAAACTCTTAAACGTTCTTGTAACAAACGCGTCCAACTCAGTTCTCCTGCCGATGGGTAACGCTCACAAGAATTATCAGCTTCTTGGGTATCATTCAAATTCCACTGAGGTTGTGTTCAGTGACTTCCCAGGTCCACTTCAACTGTCTTCAGGACAAGAGCTGCGTCTGTGGTTCACTACGGACTATAACAATTACCATGAATCTGATAATGGAGGGACAACTTGCGCTGATGTGTTTGCTAAGTATTTGTAA
- the LOC136893559 gene encoding uncharacterized protein, which yields MAVLCIIVSLIWFPAFTSTSKSCNNNLSEYGFALLDHVYKSFLADRLASCYISCNMQPACQSLNYNLADKSCELNNETKYFRPRHFVEKATYVYAENPDSEHPWRKLNSAPVCFGAKDSQFGQFQVEFGGSIKAVKLSHLYGLVTCGKGWVKWGCVGNRERLNVLVTNASNSVLLPMGNTHKNYKLPGYHSNSTVIVFNDFPSPLQLSPGQELRLWFTTDYNNYHESDNGGTTCADMFAKYS from the exons ATGGCAGTTTTATGCATCATTGTTTCTTTGATATGGTTTCCTGCATTCACATCGACCTCAAAATCATGCAACAATAACCTGTCTGAATACGGTTTCGCTCTTCTCGATCACGTTTACAAATCATTTCTTGCTGATCGTTTGGCGTCTTGTTACATCTCTTGTAACATGCAACCAGCTTGTCAAAGCCTAAACTACAACCTTGCCGACAAATCTTGTGAACTCAACAACGAAACCAAGTATTTTCGACCCAGACATTTTGTGGAAAAAGCAACATATGTGTATGCTGAGAACCCCGACTCTG aacatccTTGGCGAAAGCTGAACTCAGCTCCAGTGTGTTTTGGCGCCAAAGATAGCCAGTTTGGCCAGTTTCAAGTTGAATTTGGCGGCTCAATCAAGGCTGTCAAACTGTCTCATCTCTATGGACTAGTGACCTGTGGAAAGGGTTGGGTGAAATGGGGATGTGTGGGAAATAGGGAACGCTTAAACGTACTTGTAACAAACGCATCCAACTCAGTTCTCCTGCCGATGGGGAACACTCACAAGAATTACAAGCTTCCCGGGTATCATTCAAATTCCACTGTGATTGTGTTCAATGACTTCCCAAGTCCACTTCAACTGTCCCCAGGACAAGAGCTGCGTCTGTGGTTCACAACGGACTATAACAATTACCATGAATCTGATAATGGCGGGACAACTTGCGCTGATATGTTTGCTAAGTATTCGTAA
- the LOC136893731 gene encoding uncharacterized protein has protein sequence MQYWRGGKQTTKEAPQPPSPFQLATGFTKGRPGPERKLRLEQEFLLTPMKLRLALLTIDLGFRFHVSATTVSSIFITWIKLMSKELSVLIVWPSRQQVKKTLPCCFRKLYPKVRCIIDCFECFTETPSGLDLAATLWSEYKHHYTFEVLVAITPNGAISYVSSCYGGRASDVFIVRNSGFLNMIEPYDEIMADKGLKIRIDLMMHIATLCIPPSCASSMQMLPHDVRETSNIANVRIYVEQAIGRLKVFLLLKNELPISLLPLADDIVRVCCALCNLLPPLCI, from the coding sequence ATGCAATATTGGCGGGGTGGAAAGCAGACAACGAAAGAAGCACCTCAACCTCCCTCTCCTTTCCAATTGGCAACTGGTTTTACAAAAGGAAGACCTGGGCCTGAAAGGAAGCTTAGGCTCGAGCAGGAGTTTTTGTTGACTCCAATGAAACTTAGACTAGCTCTTTTAACTATTGATTTGGGGTTCAGATTCCATGTGTCAGCAACCACTGTCAGTAGTATTTTTATCACTTGGATTAAGCTTATGTCAAAGGAACTGTCTGTCTTAATTGTGTGGCCTAGTCGACAACAGGTCAAGAAGACTCTTCCATGTTGTTTCAGAAAGTTATATCCCAAAGTAAGATGCATTATTGATTGCTTTGAATGCTTCACAGAAACTCCAAGTGGACTGGATTTGGCAGCCACTCTATGGAGTGAATATAAACATCACTACACATTCGAAGTCCTTGTTGCAATCACTCCAAATGGAGCCATTTCTTATGTCTCATCGTGTTATGGAGGAAGAGCATCTGATGTTTTCATTGTGAGAAACAGTGGATTTTTAAACATGATTGAACCCTACGATGAAATAATGGCTGACAAGGGGCTTAAGATCAGAATAGACTTGATGATGCACATAGCAACACTATGCATCCCACCAAGTTGTGCATCATCTATGCAAATGTTACCACATGACGTCAGAGAAACATCAAACATAGCAAATGTCAGGATCTATGTGGAGCAAGCCATTGGACGACtgaaagttttccttcttcttaaAAATGAACTCCCTATTTCCCTGCTTCCCCTAGCTGATGATATTGTTCGTGTTTGCTGCGCTCTGTGTAATTTGCTTCCACCACTCTGTATTTAA